One region of Intestinimonas massiliensis (ex Afouda et al. 2020) genomic DNA includes:
- the ssnA gene encoding putative aminohydrolase SsnA — translation MLLIGNGKLFTRDEERPYLPDGAVVIDGDTVQEVGSLADMKAKYPAAEFVDARGQIILPGLINAHTHIYSGLARGLAITGNHPTNFLEVLEGTWWNIDRHLTLDGTRACAYATVLDCIRDGVTTIFDHHASFREIPGSLFAIQDVCREVGIRASLCYEVSERDGMEKCSEAIRENADFARWCREQDDDMIRAMFGGHALFTLSDRTFEKMVAANDGMTGFHIHVAEGMNDVYDSLRKYGCRPVNRLLYNGILGEKTLLGHCIHLSPAELDILRETGTMVVNNPESNMGNAVGCSPVLQMMQKGILVGMGTDAYTHDMLESLKVFLLIQRHNACLPNVGWCEAMEMLFQNNAKIAARFFQKPLGVLKPGAAADVIVMDYKPFTPFSEENLDGHMLFGMMGKNCRTTVINGKVVYRDREFVNLDEEAVNAWTMEQSKKLWGELNHRAY, via the coding sequence ATGCTGCTGATCGGCAACGGCAAACTGTTCACCCGGGACGAGGAGCGTCCCTACCTGCCCGACGGAGCGGTGGTCATCGACGGCGACACCGTCCAAGAGGTAGGGTCCCTGGCCGACATGAAGGCCAAGTACCCGGCTGCGGAATTTGTGGACGCCCGGGGGCAGATCATTCTGCCGGGCCTCATCAATGCCCACACCCACATCTACAGCGGCCTGGCCCGGGGCCTGGCCATCACGGGCAATCACCCCACCAACTTCCTGGAGGTGCTGGAGGGCACCTGGTGGAACATCGACCGCCATCTGACCCTGGACGGCACCCGGGCCTGCGCCTACGCCACGGTGCTGGACTGCATCCGGGACGGCGTCACCACCATCTTTGACCACCACGCCTCCTTCCGGGAGATTCCCGGTTCCCTGTTCGCCATCCAGGATGTGTGTCGGGAGGTGGGCATCCGGGCCAGCCTGTGCTACGAGGTCAGCGAGCGGGACGGCATGGAGAAGTGCAGCGAGGCCATCCGGGAGAACGCCGACTTTGCCAGATGGTGCAGGGAGCAGGACGACGACATGATCCGCGCCATGTTCGGCGGCCACGCCCTGTTCACCCTCTCGGACCGGACCTTTGAGAAGATGGTGGCGGCCAACGACGGCATGACCGGCTTCCACATCCACGTGGCCGAGGGCATGAACGACGTGTACGACTCCCTGCGCAAGTACGGCTGCCGTCCGGTGAACCGGCTGCTCTACAACGGCATTTTGGGGGAAAAGACCCTGCTGGGCCACTGCATCCACCTCTCCCCCGCCGAGCTGGACATCCTACGGGAGACGGGCACCATGGTGGTCAACAATCCGGAGTCCAACATGGGCAACGCCGTGGGCTGCTCCCCGGTGCTCCAGATGATGCAGAAGGGCATTCTGGTGGGCATGGGCACCGACGCCTACACCCACGACATGCTGGAGAGCCTGAAGGTCTTCCTCCTCATCCAGCGGCACAACGCCTGCCTGCCCAATGTGGGCTGGTGCGAGGCCATGGAGATGCTCTTCCAAAACAACGCCAAAATCGCCGCCCGTTTCTTCCAAAAACCCCTGGGCGTGCTGAAGCCCGGGGCCGCCGCCGACGTGATCGTCATGGATTACAAGCCCTTCACCCCCTTCTCGGAGGAGAACCTGGACGGTCACATGCTCTTCGGCATGATGGGCAAGAACTGCCGCACCACCGTCATCAACGGCAAGGTGGTCTACCGGGACCGGGAATTTGTGAACCTGGACGAGGAGGCTGTCAACGCTTGGACCATGGAGCAGAGTAAAAAGCTCTGGGGTGAGCTGAACCACCGCGCCTACTGA
- the ygfK gene encoding putative selenate reductase subunit YgfK codes for MSDIMRPIPFGRLMDWILTEYRAHGSVFGVTKLVRHTNGQALPIFTEKIESPYGPAAGPHTQLAQNLVAAYAAGSRFFELKTVQIMDGEELSKCVAKPCITAEDECYNCEWSTELTVPQAYDEYVKAWFACKLLARELGLGDPDGFVFNMSVGYDLAGIRSEKIDAYIEGMKDASASPVWNACMDWTLAHLDRFQKVDAAYVKAISPKVSASITESTLHGCPPDEIERIATYLITEKGLNTYVKCNPTLLGYEFARRTLDDLGFDYVAFDDHHFVEDLQWADAVPMFRRLTALTRARGLEFGVKLTNTFPVDVAAGELPSQEMYMSGRPLYPLTLSLAQRIAAEFDGGLRISYSGGADAANIRGLFDAGIWPITMATTILKPGGYQRLSQIGGELMDCGTSPFSGVDAAKVAALAEAARTGSSCRKPIKPLPDRKNGRKVPLIDCFEAPCRGGCPIEQDIPAYLMAAGAGDHERALEIILQRNALPFITGTICPHHCADKCMRNYYEESVHIRDVKLQAARGGYDALLPRLHPKAPVPGKRVAVVGGGPAGLAAAFFLAREGIDVTVFERRQALGGIVRHVIPGFRIPDEAIDRDVALCRAMGAKFALGADVQSADALKSQGFTHVIFATGAWKAGSAGLEYGEERGVLAFLEQAKSDPASLDLGADVVVIGGGNTAMDAARAARRIPGVEHVRLVYRRTRRYMPADEEELALALADGVEFLELLSPVGVKDGVLTCRVMELGAPDASGRRSPVATGKTRTVPASAVIAAVGEQVDGAFLAANGLTLDQKGRPVVDETMQTSVPGVFAVGDTRRGPATVVEAIADAARAAGAIVSLDLGKYAGANIGPDHQAPLAGRGDLCADCHTCGDSRCLGCATVCETCAEVCPNRANVAVAVPGKRQRQIVHVDGMCNECGNCATFCPYDSRPYRDKFTLFWSREDFDHSENEGFLPYGDGSGTCLVRLDGRVAEYDAADPACGLPADVRALIQAVRADYGYLVR; via the coding sequence ATGAGCGACATCATGCGTCCCATCCCCTTCGGTCGGCTCATGGACTGGATTCTGACCGAATACCGCGCCCACGGCAGCGTGTTCGGCGTCACCAAGCTGGTCCGCCACACCAACGGTCAGGCCCTGCCCATCTTTACCGAGAAGATCGAGTCCCCCTACGGCCCCGCCGCCGGCCCCCACACCCAGCTTGCCCAGAACCTGGTAGCGGCCTACGCCGCCGGAAGTCGCTTTTTTGAGCTCAAGACCGTCCAGATCATGGACGGCGAGGAGCTGAGCAAGTGCGTGGCCAAGCCCTGCATCACGGCGGAGGACGAGTGCTACAACTGCGAGTGGTCCACCGAGCTCACCGTGCCCCAGGCCTACGACGAGTACGTCAAGGCGTGGTTCGCCTGCAAGCTGCTGGCCAGAGAGCTGGGCCTGGGCGACCCGGACGGCTTTGTGTTTAACATGTCGGTGGGCTACGACCTGGCCGGCATCCGCAGCGAGAAGATCGACGCCTACATCGAGGGCATGAAGGACGCCTCCGCCTCTCCTGTGTGGAACGCCTGTATGGACTGGACCCTGGCCCATCTGGACCGGTTCCAGAAGGTGGACGCGGCCTACGTGAAGGCCATCTCCCCCAAGGTGTCCGCCTCCATTACCGAGTCCACCCTCCACGGCTGTCCCCCCGACGAGATCGAGCGCATCGCCACCTATCTCATCACCGAGAAGGGGCTCAACACCTATGTCAAGTGCAACCCCACCCTGCTGGGTTACGAATTTGCCCGCAGGACCCTGGACGACCTGGGTTTCGACTACGTGGCCTTTGACGACCACCATTTTGTGGAGGACCTCCAGTGGGCCGACGCGGTGCCCATGTTCCGCCGCCTCACCGCCCTGACCCGGGCGCGAGGTCTGGAGTTCGGCGTCAAGCTGACCAACACCTTCCCGGTGGACGTGGCGGCAGGAGAACTGCCCAGCCAGGAGATGTATATGTCCGGCCGGCCCCTGTACCCCCTCACCCTCTCCCTGGCCCAGCGCATCGCCGCGGAGTTTGACGGCGGGCTGCGCATCTCCTACTCCGGCGGGGCCGACGCTGCCAACATCCGGGGCCTGTTCGACGCGGGCATCTGGCCCATCACCATGGCCACCACCATCCTCAAGCCCGGCGGCTACCAGCGCCTGAGCCAGATCGGCGGAGAGCTGATGGACTGCGGCACTTCTCCCTTCTCCGGCGTGGACGCCGCCAAGGTGGCCGCCCTGGCAGAGGCGGCCCGCACCGGGTCCTCCTGCCGCAAGCCCATCAAGCCCCTGCCCGACCGGAAGAACGGCCGGAAGGTGCCCCTCATCGACTGCTTCGAAGCCCCCTGCCGGGGCGGCTGCCCCATTGAGCAGGATATCCCCGCCTATCTGATGGCCGCCGGGGCGGGCGACCACGAACGAGCCCTGGAAATCATCCTCCAGCGCAACGCCCTGCCCTTCATCACCGGCACCATCTGCCCCCACCACTGCGCGGACAAGTGCATGCGCAATTACTACGAGGAGTCGGTCCACATCCGGGACGTGAAGCTGCAGGCCGCCCGGGGCGGCTATGACGCCCTGCTGCCCAGGCTGCACCCCAAAGCCCCGGTCCCCGGCAAGCGGGTGGCCGTGGTGGGCGGCGGACCGGCCGGCCTGGCCGCCGCCTTTTTCCTGGCCCGGGAGGGAATCGACGTCACCGTCTTTGAGCGCAGACAGGCCCTGGGCGGCATCGTCCGTCACGTCATCCCCGGGTTCCGCATCCCGGACGAGGCCATCGACAGGGATGTGGCCCTGTGCCGGGCCATGGGGGCCAAATTTGCCCTGGGTGCGGACGTACAGTCCGCCGACGCGCTGAAGTCCCAGGGCTTCACCCACGTCATCTTCGCCACCGGGGCCTGGAAGGCGGGCTCCGCCGGGCTGGAGTACGGCGAGGAGCGCGGCGTCCTCGCGTTCCTGGAGCAGGCCAAGTCCGACCCGGCCTCCCTGGATCTGGGGGCCGACGTGGTGGTCATCGGGGGCGGAAACACCGCTATGGACGCCGCCCGGGCTGCCAGGCGCATCCCTGGCGTGGAGCATGTCCGGCTGGTCTACCGCCGTACCCGGCGCTACATGCCCGCCGACGAGGAGGAGCTGGCCCTGGCCCTGGCCGACGGGGTGGAGTTCCTGGAGCTGCTCTCCCCTGTGGGGGTGAAGGACGGGGTTCTGACCTGCCGGGTGATGGAGCTGGGCGCCCCCGATGCGTCGGGCCGCCGCTCGCCGGTGGCCACCGGCAAGACCCGGACCGTCCCCGCCTCCGCCGTCATCGCCGCCGTGGGCGAGCAGGTGGACGGCGCGTTCCTGGCCGCCAACGGCCTCACCCTGGATCAGAAGGGCCGCCCGGTGGTGGATGAGACCATGCAGACCAGCGTCCCCGGCGTTTTTGCCGTGGGCGATACCAGACGGGGCCCCGCCACAGTGGTGGAGGCCATCGCCGACGCCGCCCGGGCCGCCGGCGCCATCGTCTCCCTGGACCTTGGCAAGTACGCCGGGGCCAACATCGGCCCCGACCATCAGGCTCCCCTGGCCGGGCGGGGGGATCTGTGCGCCGACTGCCACACCTGCGGCGACAGCCGCTGTCTGGGCTGCGCCACGGTGTGTGAAACCTGCGCCGAGGTCTGTCCCAACCGGGCCAACGTGGCGGTGGCGGTGCCGGGCAAGCGGCAGCGGCAGATCGTCCACGTGGACGGCATGTGCAACGAATGCGGCAACTGCGCCACCTTCTGCCCCTACGACTCCCGGCCCTACCGGGATAAATTCACCCTGTTCTGGAGCCGGGAGGACTTTGACCACAGTGAAAATGAGGGCTTCCTTCCCTATGGGGACGGCAGCGGGACCTGTCTGGTGCGCCTGGACGGCCGGGTGGCCGAGTACGACGCCGCCGACCCGGCCTGCGGCCTGCCCGCGGACGTGCGGGCCCTGATCCAGGCGGTGCGGGCCGACTACGGCTACCTGGTGCGGTAA